GCAAGACGCTGACGGGCCAGGACGTCGACTTCGCGGACGCCGTGGCCAAGGTGCTCGGTATCGAACTCAAGACGGAACAGGCCGGTTTCGAGGCGATCCTGCCGGCCCTGGACAGCGGCAAGTACGACTTCGGGGCCAGCAACTTCGGTGTCACCGACGAGCGGCGCAAGACGATCGACTTCGTCACCTACATCAACGACGGCCAGGGCTTCGCCACGCGCTCCGACAGCAAGTTGGCCAAGATCACCGACCTCGATCAGCTGTGCGGCCTGAACGTCGCGACCGGAGCGGGCACCACTTTCGAGGCGACGCTGGAGGAGAACAAGAAGGTCTGCACCGACGCCGGCAAGAAGGCGTACAAGGTGCAGACCTACAGCGAGCAGGGCGCGATCTGGTCGTCACTCCAACAGGGCCGCAGCGACCTCGTGATGAGCACCATCAACGGCCTGCGCTACGCCGTCGCCCACCAACAGGGCGTCAAGTTCCTCAACGAGTACCACCGCCTCGACGTCGGCTTCGCCTTCAAGAAGGACACGAAGCTGGCACCGGCCTTCCAGGCGGCGGTGAACAAGCTGATCGCGGACGGCACGTACGACAGGATCCTCAAGAAGTGGGGGACGACGGGTTCCGCGATAGGGAAGTCGCAGATCTCGCCGCCGGAACTGAAGAACTAGGCACGCCTGCCCCCGCGCCCGAAAGGGCGCGGGGCGGAGACAGCAGCCCCCCGAATGAGCAGGCCCGAACCGCTGCGGCCGCGTGATCGCCCACGCCGCCGTATACGAGGTTCGTCACAGTCCGCAGTCGCAGCACGAGCAGCATTCACAGCACTCGCAGATCTCACAGGCTTCGCAGCAGCTGCAGTCACAGTCGCAGTTGCCGAGGCAGCCCTCGCGCCTCCTTCGCGACCACGGCCCCTCGAACTCGTCGGCACAGCACACCTTGCAGGTGCAGCACAGCCCGATCGCGGCCGCGCACCCCGCCCAGAAGCCTCGCCTGCCGGGCCCGGACGGCGGGAAGGAGGGAGCACCGCCGAAGGGGTTGCCGCCACCGGCGTAGGGATTCTGCCCGTCGTTCGGGCTCTGCGGGCTCTGCGGGTTGTACGGCCCACCGTGCTGCGGCGGCCCGAAAGCCCCCCGCGGACCGTCCTCGTGGTCCTGGTGCCCGCATCCCGAGGTCCCGAACGCGCGGTCCACCGATCGCCCCAGCTCGTGCGCGAGCAGCAGATGCGCCAGCTTGCCGTCCGTGAACTCCACCTCGCGCAGCGCGAGCCGTATTCCGTGCAGAGCGTCATCGGCGAGCCGGCGCGCCTCCACGAGCGGGGTGCCGGTGGCCGTGAGCGGGTTCCAGGCTCCCGACGCGGCGTCAGTTTCCCGGTCCTCCACGGCGTCCAGCAGATGCGCGAGCCGCCCGAAGAGCCGGCCGGCCTCGGCGAGCGGCTCGGCGTTGCCCGGCCGCCCGGCCAGGACGGCCGTGTGCGCGAACGCGGCGGCGGTCGCGGTCTCGGTGGGCTCGGTGACGGTCAAAAGCGGCGTCCCGGGACCGGCGAGCGCCTCGATGCCGACCTGCCGGTCGACGGCGTCGACGAGCACGGCGGTGTCGAAGCCCACGTCGGATCCGGTACGGGCCCCGGCGCGCCCCCAGCTCGCGGCGACCCGGCGGGCGGCGAGCGCCACCGGCCTGCGCGCCAGCAGCCCGTCCTTGTCCGCCACGTGGTCGCGCACCTTGGCCGAGGCCAGCACCAGCGAGACGGCGGCTGCGAGGCGGGCTCCCTCACCCTGTGCGACGGATGCCGTCCGCATCCCGCGCAACGGGCACGGCCCCGCCGTACGCCGCCACGCGGTGGTGCGCTCGACCTGAGCCTCCGTCAAAACCGATATCAGCAGCCCGTCGTAATTGGTGACAACCCGAGCGAACTGTCCGTGGTCTCCGCGCAACGCGAGACAGAGTCCGCACAGATGCGCCATCCACTGCGTTTTGAGCCCCTCGCCGAGGCGGTGGCTGCAGGG
This portion of the Streptomyces mirabilis genome encodes:
- a CDS encoding ABC transporter substrate-binding protein; amino-acid sequence: MRTSTRTRYRHFAPFALITSTALLLTACGSGSDDTTGAAANAAAKADKIPTTDVVSAVPKDEAAAKLLPSGVTSLTVAVAVGGTPPGTTYLDDGKTLTGQDVDFADAVAKVLGIELKTEQAGFEAILPALDSGKYDFGASNFGVTDERRKTIDFVTYINDGQGFATRSDSKLAKITDLDQLCGLNVATGAGTTFEATLEENKKVCTDAGKKAYKVQTYSEQGAIWSSLQQGRSDLVMSTINGLRYAVAHQQGVKFLNEYHRLDVGFAFKKDTKLAPAFQAAVNKLIADGTYDRILKKWGTTGSAIGKSQISPPELKN
- a CDS encoding DUF5685 family protein, whose amino-acid sequence is MFGIVRPCSHRLGEGLKTQWMAHLCGLCLALRGDHGQFARVVTNYDGLLISVLTEAQVERTTAWRRTAGPCPLRGMRTASVAQGEGARLAAAVSLVLASAKVRDHVADKDGLLARRPVALAARRVAASWGRAGARTGSDVGFDTAVLVDAVDRQVGIEALAGPGTPLLTVTEPTETATAAAFAHTAVLAGRPGNAEPLAEAGRLFGRLAHLLDAVEDRETDAASGAWNPLTATGTPLVEARRLADDALHGIRLALREVEFTDGKLAHLLLAHELGRSVDRAFGTSGCGHQDHEDGPRGAFGPPQHGGPYNPQSPQSPNDGQNPYAGGGNPFGGAPSFPPSGPGRRGFWAGCAAAIGLCCTCKVCCADEFEGPWSRRRREGCLGNCDCDCSCCEACEICECCECCSCCDCGL